A window of Nocardioidaceae bacterium genomic DNA:
GAGGTGACCTGCGGCTGCATCGCGTCGATCTCGCCGTTCTGCAGCTGCTGCAGCTGGGAGTTCGGGTCCTCGTTCCAGATCACCGTGATCTGGTCAAGGTTGCCCTCGAGCTCGCCCGTGTACTCCGGGTTCTTCTCCAGGGTCGCGAACTGGTTCTCCTGCATGTCGGTCAGCACGTACGGACCGTTGGAGAGGTAGAGCGACTCGTCGTCGGGGAGCTGCTTGAAGTCGTAGCCGTCGTTCCAGAAGTTCGCGATCTGGGCGAGCTGGTTGTTGTTGCCCTCCTGGATCGCCGAGATCAGCGTGTCCTTGGCCTCCTGCGGGTCGGCGATGTCGAGGGCCTGCTGCACGGTGGCGTGCGCCGGCACGGTCATCGAGCCCAGACCGAAGTCGAGCTCCCAGTCGGCGAAGGGCTCGTCGTAGGTGACGGTGATGGACTTGCCGTCGTCACCGATCTCGGGGATCTCGGTGATGAACGGGAGACCGGCCGAGGAGGTGTCGAAGTAGACACCGTTGTCGCCCTCGACGGAGTCCTTGGTGTTGACGTTGCCGGAGCCGGCGGCCCACCAGAGCATCATGTCGGCGGCGTCGACGGGGGTGCCGTCGGACCAGTTGACGTCGTCGTTGATCGTCCACTTGACGGTCAGCGGGTCCTCGGAGACCTGCTCGTAGGTGCCGAAGCTCTCGTCCTTCACGAGCTCGAGGTCTTCGTTGTAGTAGTTGAAGCCACGCACGACCATGGTCTTGATGACCGCGTTGGCCGAGGCGTTGCCGTCGGAGGTCGCCTCGTTGTAGGAGTAGAACGGCTGGTTCCAGCCGACGTTGACGCTGCCGCCGGTGGATGCGCCGCCTCCGTCGCTGTTGTCGCCCGAGCTGGGGTTGTCGCTCGTCTCGGGTGCGGAGCACGCGGCCAGCGACAGGGCGAGGGTGGCCACGGCGCTTGCGGCGAGGAACTTCTTCTGGATCACGGTTCTCCTTCTACGGCCGTCGTGCGTCACGACCACCTCGTACGAGGCCCGGCTCAGGTATGCCGGACACGGGACGGAGAGAACCTAGGTCGCCGACGTTTCATGGGGAATTCACCGAGGGCGATGGTTGACGATCGTTACCAATCTGCGATCAAAGTTACGGCGTGAAAGAGTCTTTGGTCGGAGACCGGACAAATCCTGCCGAACCTGTACAGACCGGTTGCACGTGAGCTCCTCAGGACACGGGGGGAGCGGCCGCGGGCGCGGTCTCGCTCGGCTCTCCCGTCGGCGTGGCCGGCTTCGCGTCCACGCCCGCCTCCTTGCGCTGCGCGGCCGTGATCGGCGCGGGCGCTGCGGTGAGCGGGTCGTAGCCCCCACCGGTCTTGGGGAAGGCGATGACCTCGCGGATCGAGTCCGTGCCGCTCAGCAGGGCACAGATCCGGTCCCACCCGAACGCGATCCCGCCGTGCGGCGGGGCGCCGTACTTGAAGGCCTCGAGCAGGAACCCGAACTTCTCGGCCGCCTCCGCCTCGTCGAGACCCATCACGCCGAAGACGCGCTCCTGCACGTCCTGGCGGTGGATACGGATCGACCCGCCACCGATCTCGTTCCCGTTGCAGACCACGTCGTAGGCGTACGCCAGCGCCGAGCCGGGGTCGGTGTCGAAGGTGTCCGTGAACTCCTCCTTCGGCGAGGTGAAGGCGTGGTGCACGGCCGTCCAGGCGCCGTCGCCGACCGCCACGTCACCCGCGGCGACCGCGTCACCTGCAGGCTCGAACATCGGCGCGTCCACCACCCACAGGAAGCTCCAGGCGTCCTCGTCGACGAGACCGACCCGGCGACCGATCTCCATGCGCGCGGCACCCAGGAGCGCCCGGGAGGACTTCGTGGCACCCGCCCCGAAGAACACGCAGTCGCCCGGCTGCGCGCCGACGTGGGCTGCGAGGCCCTCGCGCTCGGCGTCCGAGAGGTTCTTGGCGACCGGGCCACCGAGCGTGCCGTCCTCGCCGACGAGCACGTACGCCAGGCCGCGGGCGCCGCGCTGCTTGGCCCACTCCTGCCAGGCGTCCAGCTGGCGGCGGGGCTGGTCGGCTCCCCCGGGCATGACGACGGCGCCGACGTACTCGGCCTGGAACACCCGGAACGGGGTGTCGGCGAAGTAGTCGGTGCACTCCACGAGCTCGATCGGGCACCGCAGGTCGGGCTTGTCCGAGCCGTAGCGGCGCATCGCCTCGGCGTACGTCATGCGAGGCAGCGGGGTCGGCACCTCGACGTCGATGAGCGCCCAGACCTCGCGGAGCAGCCGCTCGGCCAGCTCGATGACGTCGTCCTGCTCCACGAAGCTCATCTCGATGTCGAGCTGGGTGAACTCGGGTTGCCGGTCGGCGCGGAAGTCCTCGTCGCGGTAGCAGCGCGCGATCTGGTAGTACCGCTCGAGCCCACCGACCATCAGCAGCTGCTTGAACAGCTGGGGGCTCTGCGGCAGGGCGTACCAGCTGCCGGGGCGCAGCCGCGCGGGCACCAGGAAGTCGCGGGCGCCCTCGGGCGTCGAGCGCGTCAGGGTGGGGGTCTCGACCTCGACGAAGTCGGCGTCGCCGAGCACGCGGCGCGCGGCGGCGTTGACCCGCGAACGCAGCCGGATCGCCGCAGCCGGAGCGGGGCGTCGCAGGTCCAGGTAGCGGTGCGCCAGGCGCGTCTCCTCGCCGACCTCGACGTGCTCGTCGATGGGGAAGGGCAGCGGCGCGGCGGTCGAGAGCACCTCCACCTCGGTGGCGATCACCTCGATCTCCCCTGTCGGGATGGCGTCGTTGGCGTTGCCCTCGGGGCGTGCGGAGACCTCACCGACGACCTTGAGGCAGAACTCGTTGCGGAGCCGGTTGGCCACCTCCTCGTCGCGCACCACGACCTGCACCACGCCGGAGGCCTCGCGCAGGTCGATGAAGGCCACGCCGCCGTGGTCGCGGCGGCGCGCGACCCATCCGGCGAGGGTGACGGTCTGGCCGACGTGGTCGGCGCGCAGGGCGCCGGCGTCGTGGGTGCGGATCACGGGTTCTCCTCGATCAGGGTGGTCAGGGTGGTGACGATGTCGGTGAGCGGCACCGCGACCTGCTCGCCGGTGCCGAGCGTCTTGAGCTGCGCGAGACCCTGGTCGAGGTCGCGCTCGCCGAGCACGACGGCGTACGCGGCGCCCGAGCGGTCGGCTGCCTTCATGGCGCCCTTCAGGCCGCGGCCGCCGAAGCTCATGTCGGTGCGTACGCCCGCGCGCCGCAGGCGTGACGCGAGCCCCGCGGCGGGGCGCGAGATCACGGCGGTGTCCCCGATGGGCACGACGTAGACGTCGAGGGGGCGGCCGGGCCCCGGGGTCAGGCCCTCGGCCTCGCAGGCCAGCAGGGTGCGGTCGACGCCGAGGCCGAAGCCGATGCCTGACAGCGACTGGCCGCCGAGACTCTCCATCAGCCCGTCGTACCGGCCGCCGCCGCCGATGCCGGACTGGGCGCCGAGGCCGTCGTGCACGAACTCGAAGGTGGTGCGCGTGTAGTAGTCGAGGCCTCGCACCATGCGGGCGTTGACCTCGTAGGCCACCTCGAGGTCGGCGAGGTGCTCACGCACCCGGGCGAAGTGCGCCGCGCAGTCCTCGCAGAGGTGGTCGAGCATCAGCGGCGCGTCGTCGAGCTGCGCACGCACCTCGGGACGCTTGTCGTCGAGCACCCGCAGCGGGTTCAGCCGTGCCCGCTCCTGGGTCGCCTCGTCGAGGTCGAGCCCGGCGAGGAACTCGATCAGCCGCTCCCGGTAGCCCGGCCGGCAGGAGCCGCAGCCCAGCGAGGTCAGCTCGAGGCGGTAGCCGGTCAGCCCGAGCGCCCGGAAGCCGTCGTCGGCCAGCGCCACGACCTCGGCGTCCAGCGCCGGGTCGTCGGAACCGATCGCCTCGACACCGAACTGCTGGAGCTGGCGGTACCGGCCGTGCTGGGGCCTCTCGGCCCGGAAGAACGGGCCCGCGTACGACAGCTTCACCGGCAGCTGCCCACGGTCGAGGCCGTGCTCGATGACCGACCGCATCACCCCGGCCGTGCCTTCGGGCCGCAGGGTCAGGGACCGGTCGCCGCGGTCGGTGAAGGTGTACATCTCCTTCGACACCACGTCGGTGGACTCCCCCACCCCGCGCACGTAGAGAGCGGTGTCCTCGAAGACGGGCAGCTCGACGTGGCCGTAGCCCGCGAGACGGGCCGGCCGTGAGAGGGCCTCGTGGACGGCGGTGAAGCGCGCGGAGTCCGGCGGCAGGTACTCCGGCACGCCCTTGGGCGCCGCGATCGGCCTGGGCTTGGTGGTCATGGGTGCTCCTCAGAGGCCGCGGCGGACCTGCCGGGGCTCGCCCGCGTCGTCGATCAGCTGGCGCAGGTAGGGGTTCGTCGCGCGTTCGCGACCGATGCTGGTCTGGTTGCCGTGGCCGGGCAGCACGACGATGTCGTCGGGCAGGGTCAGCACCTTCTCCCGCAGCGACTGCAGCATCGTGGGGTGGTCACCCCCGGGGAGGTCGGTGCGGCCGATGGAGCCCTCGAAGAGCAGGTCGCCGGAGAACATCACCTGGGAGACGTCCTGCTCGGCGTACGGGACCCGGAAGGCCACCGAGCCGCGCGTGTGGCCCGGCGCGTGGTCGATGGTGAACTCGATGCCCGCGAGCTCGACGGCGAGACCGTCGGTCAGCTCGCGCACCTCGTCGGGCTCCTTCCACTCCGCCTTCTCGTCACCCAAGAGGTTCGGGAGCATCCGGTTCATGTCCGCGCTCATGCCCGTCTCGGGGTTCGTCAGCAGGTGACGGTCCTCGGGGTGCACCCAGGCGGTGGCGTCGTACGCCCCGGAGACCGGTGCGACGGTCCACATGTGGTCGAGGTGACCGTGGGTGAGGAGCACGTGCACGGGCTTGAGGTTGTGCTCGCGGACGACCTGGGCGACACCGTCGGTGGCCTGGTAGCCGGGGTCGATGACGACGCACTCGGCGCCCGGACCGGTCGCAGCGACGTAGCAGTTGGTGCCCCACGGGCCGGCGGGGAATCCTGCGAGGAGCACGGCAGCCTCCGAAGCGGCGGGTCGAGGATGAGCGAGGCGTCGACCGCGAGGCCGCGACGGCGTGCAGCCGGCATGCGAGGGATCCGACGCCGCGAGTCACCCTAGCCCCTGACCTCGCAGTTAGAGTGAGCGACCGTGAGCACGGACATCCCGCAGGAGCAGCCCGACGCCCCCGCCGACGAGACCGCCGAGACCGCCGAGCAGGCGCCGACACCGCCTCCTGCTGCGCCTCGGCCGCGCCCCACCCCGACGCCGGGCCCGGGTGCGGTCGCGCGAGCCGTACGCGCCCCGTCGGCGCCGCCGCGTCCCGCGCCGCCCTCAGCGGCCCCGGAGGGCACCACCGCCGAGGACGTCGCCGCCGGGCGCTCGGAGGCCGCGACGTTCGGCCGGGTGACCGAGGACGGCACCGTCTTCGTCCGTGACGGCGACGGGGAGAGGGAGGTGGGCCAGTACGCCGCGGACTCCCCGGACGCCGCCCTCGCCTTCTACGTACGCCGGTTCGAGGCCCTCGAGGGCCAGGTCGAGCTGCTCGAGCAGCGGCTGCGCACCGGTGCGGTGAAGCCCGACGAGGCCTCCAAGACCGCGGCCCGACTGCGCGAGGACGTCGACGGCGCCGCCGCCGTGGGTGACCTCGACGGGCTGCTCACACGCATCGCCGCGATGGACGAGCTCGTCGCGGCGGCCCGCGAGGAGCGCAGGGCCGAGCGCGAGAAGGCGCGCGCCGTCGCCCTGAAGAACAAGGAGAAGATCGTCGCCGCGGCCGAGAAGGTCGCCGAGGGCTCGGACTGGCGCAACGGCATGAACCGGCTGCGCGACCTCCTGGCCCAGTGGAAGGCCGAGGCGCGGCTCGACAAGCCGACCGACGACGCGCTGTGGCAGCGGTTCTCCGGCGCCCGGTCCGCGTTCGGCAAGAAGCGCAAGGCCCACTACGCCGAGATGGACGCCAAGCGCGGCGAGGCGGCCGTGGTGAAGAAGCGCCTGCTCGCCGAGGCCGAGAAGCTGAAGGACTCCACCGACTGGGGCCCCACCTCGGGTCGCTTCCGCGACCTCATGCGCGACTGGAAGGCCGCCGGTCCGGCGCCCCGCGACGTCGAGGACACGCTCTGGAACGACTTCCGCGTCGCCCAGGACCACTTCTTCGCCGCGCGCGACGCGATGAACGCCGAGCTCGACAAGGAGTTCGCCGGCAACGCCGAGGTCAAGGAGCAGCTGCTGGTCGAGGCAGAGGCGCTGCTGCCGGTGAAGGACCTCGCCGCCGCGAAGGCGTCCCTGCGCGACATCGGTGAGCGGTGGGACGCCGCCGGCAAGGTGCCCCGGGCGCGCATCAAGGAGCTCGAGGGCCGCATGAGCGCGGTGGAGAAGGCCGTGCGCGACGCGGACGACGCGCGCTGGAAGCGGACCAACCCCGAGGCCGCGGCCCGCGCTCAGGCGACCGTCACGCAGCTGGAGTCCCTCATCGCCGACCTGGAGAGCAAGAAGGCGAAGGCAGACGCGGCCGGCAACGCCAAGGCCGCGGCCGAGGCGGCCGAGGCGATCCAGGCGCGGCAGCTGTGGTTGGCGGAGGCACAGAAGGCATTGAACGACTACAGCTGACGCCCGGTGGTTGAGGAGCCGAGGAACGAAGGCGTCTCGAAACCATTCAAGCCTGTGGACAGCCATTCGACACCGCAGCAGTTCTGGGATCGACTACCGCCCATGGCATGGACCTACATCCTCGAGTGTGCTGACGGCTCCTCCTACGTCGGCAGCACCCGTCATCTCGAGCGGCGCCTCAGCGAACATCAGCAGGGGCTCGGCGCCGAGTACACGCGGCGCCGTCGACCTCTGCGCCTGGCCTGGTCGTGCGAGTTCTCGCGGATCGACGAGGCATACGCCTTCGAGAAGCAGGTGCAAGGCTGGTCGCGCAAGAAGCGCGAAGCGCTCATGTCCGGCGACTTCGCCGGCCTGCCCGGGCTCGCGATGCGGCGTACGCACAGTCGCGATCGGGGGCAGGTGTCCGGAGTTCAGGCGGACGGCCCGATCGGACCTCGGTAGGCCGATGGTTTCGAGACGCCTCGTACCTCGGCTCCTCAACCACCGAGGCTCGGCTCCTCAACCAGCGGCAACATCTCACCCGGTGATGCGGTAGGCGTCGAAGACGCCTGGCACACCCCTGACCTGCTTGAGCACCGTGTCCAGGTGCTTCGGGTCGGCCATCTCGAAGCTGAAGCGCGACTTCGCGACGCGGTCCTTCGCCGTGGTGAGCGTGGCGCTGAGGATGTTCACGTGGCTGTCCGCCAACGCCATGGTGATGTCGGACAGCAGCCGGGACCGGTCCAGCGCCTCCACGCAGATGTTCACCAGGAACACCGAGGAGCTCGTGGGCGCCCAGTCGACGTCGAGGAGCCGCTCGGGCTGGCCGCGCAGGTCCGCGGCGTTGGTGCAGTCGGCCCGGTGCACCGACACTCCCCCGCCCTTGGTGACGAAGCCGAGGATGTCGTCGCCGGGCACCGGGGCGCAGCACTTGGCGAGCTTCACCCACACGTCGGAGACCCCGCGCACGATGACGCCGGCGTCTCCGCCCTGACCGACGCGCCCGCTGACCGAGCCGGTGCCCGGGGTGATCGTCACGGCCTCGGAGAGGTCCTCGGTCGTGCCGGCCTCGCCACCGAACATCTCCACCACGCGGCGTACGACGGTCTGGGCACCCAGCTGCTTCTCGCCGACCGCGGCGTACAGGGACTCCACGTCGGGCTGACGCAGGTCGGCGGCCACGGCGGTCAGCGACTCGTGGGTGAGCAGCCGCTTGAGGGGGCGGCCCTCCTTGCGCATCAGCTTCGCGATCGCGTCCTTGCCGGCCTCGATCGCCTCGTCGCGGCGTTCGCGCGAGTGCCACTGCCGGATCTTGTTGCGGGCGCGCGGTGACTTGACGAAGTTCAGCCAGTCGCGGCTGGGCCCGGCCGAGTCCGACTTCGTCGTGAAGATCTCGACGGTGTCGCCGTTGTCGAGCGTGGACTCCAGCGACACGAGGCGTCCGTTGACCCGGGCGCCGACGGTGTGGTGCCCGACCTCGGTGTGGATGGCGTACGCGAAGTCGACCGGGGTGGAACCCGTGGGCAGGGCCACGACGTCGCCGTTCGGGGTGAAGACGTACACCTCGGCACGGTTGACCTCGAAGCGCAACGACTCGAGGAACTCGCTGGGGTCGACGATGTCGGCCTGCCAGTCGAGCAGGTGACGCATCCAGGAGAGGTCCTCGGTCTTCGTGCCGCCCTCGAGCCGCTTGGAGGTGTCGACGCCGTTGCGGGCGTTCTCCTTGTACTTCCAGTGGGCGGCGACGCCGTACTCCGCACGGCGGTGCATGTCGTAGGTGCGGATCTGCAGCTCGACGGCCTTGCCGGACGGCCCGATGACCGTGGTGTGCAGCGACTGGTACATGTTGAACTTCGGCATCGCGACGTAGTCCTTGAACCGTCCCGGCACCGGGTTCCACCGGTTGTGCAGCACGCCGAGCGCGGCATAGCAGTCGCGGTCGTCCTCGACCAGGATGCGGATGCCGACGAGGTCGTAGATGTCGGAGAACTCCATGCCCCGCACGATCATCTTCTGGTAGATCGAGTAGTAGTGCTTGGGGCGGCCGGTCACGGTCGCGGTGATCTTGGAGGTCTTGAGGTCGGCCTCGACCTTCGCGATGACCTCGGAGAGGAACTGGTCGCGCGCCGGCGCGCGCTCGGCGACCAGCCGCACGATCTCGTCGTAGATCTTCGGGTGCAGGGTGCCGAAGGACAGGTCCTCCAGCTCCCACTTGATGGTGTTCATGCCCAGGCGGTGGGCCAGCGGGGCGAAGATCTCGAGCGTCTCGCGCGCCTTGCGCTCCTGGGTGGACTGCTTGACGTACCGGATCGTGCGCATGTTGTGCAGCCGGTCGGCGAGCTTGATGACGAGCACCCGGATGTCCCGGGCCATCGCCACGATCATCTTGCGGATCGTCTCGGCCTGGGCGGAGTCGCCGTACTTGACCTTGTCGAGCTTCGTCACGCCGTCGACGAGCAGCGCGACCTCGGGCCCGAAGTCCTCGCGCAGCTGGTCGAGCGTGTAGTCGGTGTCCTCGACCGTGTCGTGCAGCAGCGCGGCACACAGGGTCGACTCGGTCATCCCGATCTCGGCGAGGATCGTCGTCACCGCGAGCGGGTGGGTGATGTACGGCTCGCCGCTGCGGCGGCGCTGGCCGTCGTGCAGCCTCTCGGCGACCTCGTACGCCCGTTCCAGCAGGGCCAGGTCGGCCTTGGGGTGGTGCGCGCGGACGATGCGGAACACCGGGTCGAGCACCGGGTTGCCGCCCGGGGCCGACCGGGTGGCGATGCGCGCGAGGCGAGCCCTCATGCGGCGCGCGGACGGAGCGGCGGCGGTGCCCGCGGGTGCCATGCGTCCTGACGCCTCGGTCTCGATCGCAGCGGCGCGCTGTGGCGCGCGCGAGGACGGCGGTGCGGTGCGCTCCTCGGTCATCCGGCCTCCTCGTCGTTGTCGAGTCTAGTCAGTTGAACCCGTGACTACACACGCCTCAGCGTGGTCAGCCCGACATCGCCCAGCGCGGCCCTGCCGTCGAGGAAGCCGAGCTCCAGCAGCACCACCGTGCCGGCGACCTCGGCGCCGCAGCGGGCGACCAGATCGACCGAGGCGGCGAGCGTGCCGCCAGTGGCCAGCACGTCGTCGACGACCAGCACCCGGTCACCGGCGGTGAGGGCATCGGTCTGGACCTCCAGCACCTCCTCGCCGTACTCCAGGGCGTAGGAGACCCGGTGCACCTCGCCCGGGAGCTTGCCGGGCTTGCGGACCGGCACGAAGGCCACGTCGAGCGCCTGCGCCACCGGCACACCGAAGAGGAAGCCTCGTGACTCGACGCCGACGACGTGTGTCACCGCCGTCAGTCCCTGCTCGTCGCGGCCGGCGGCGGCCAGGCCGCGTACGACCGCCGCCAGGGCGGCGGGGTGGGCGAGCAGCGGGGCGATGTCCTTGAAGACGATGCCGGGCTCGGGGAAGTCCGGGACGTCACGGATGAGGTCGAGAGCGGCCTCGATCGTGTACGCCCCGGGCTCCTCAGCCGTCACGCTTGCGGCTCTCGCGGGTGCTGCGCCGGGGCTGGTTGCGCCCCGCGGCCCCGGAGTCCTGCACCGGACGCTGCCGCTCGGGCTGGACCCGTCCCCGTCCCATCGGCTCCTCGTGCGTCTGACCGCGCGGCATGACACCGCCGGCAGGGCGACGGCCGCCACCCGGAGTGCCTGCGTTGGGGTCGGCGAACTCGTTGAGCTGGTCGCCGTCGAAGTCCTCGTCGAGCTCCCGGACGTCGCGCTCCTCGGGCACCGGCATGTTGTCGGCGTACGTCGGCACCGCGGCGTAGCGGTCGGCCCGCTGCAGCTTGGAGAGCTGGCGGCGGTCGGCGTCGACCACCTCGGGCTCCCGCATCTTCAGCTGCACCAGCAGCGGCGTGGCGATGAAGACCGAGGAGTACGTGCCGGCTGCCATGCCGACGAACAGCGACAGAGCGAGGTCCTTCAGCGAGCCGGAGCCCAGCACGTACACGCCGATGCCGAGGATCGCGCCGATGGGCAGGAGCGCGACCACCGAGGTGTTGACCGAGCGTACGAGGGTCTGGTTGACGGCGAGGTTCGCGGCGTAGCGGTAGGACCAGCCGCGTTTGCGGCCGATCTTGATGTTCTCGTTGACCTTGTCGAAGACGACGACGGTGTCGTACAGCGAGAAGCCGAGGATCGTCAGCACACCGGTGACCGTGGCGGGGGTGACCTCGAAGCCGCTGAGCGCGTAGACGCCGACGGTGATGAGCACGTCGTGGCCCAGGGCCACCAGGGCGGCCACCGACATCTTCCACTCGCGGAAGTAGAACCAGATGAACACGCTGACCGCGATCAGGAACACGATCATGCCGGTCAGGGCCCGGTTGAGCACCTGCGAGCCCCACGTGGCGCCGATCTGGTCCTGGCTGATGGCCTGCGCCTGGACGCCCGTCTGCTCCTGGATCGCCGCGACGACCTGGTCGGACTCGTCAGGTGTCAGGGGCTGCACCTGCACCCGGAGGGTGTCGGTGCCCGAGGTGTTCACCTGCGGGTCCGACGCGTTCTCGATACCGGTGTCGATGATCGCGTCGCGCAGCTCCGTCGCGCCGTCGTCGGTGACCTGGTTCGCGGGCGCGGCGATGCGGTACTCCACGCCGCCCTCGAACTCGATGCCGAGGTTGAGGGGCTTGAAGATGAGCGCGCCGATGGCGACCACGAAGATGACGGCAGAGATGGCGTACCACTGCTTCGCGCGACCGACGAAGTCGATCGAGACCGTGCCCTCGTAGAGGCTGTTTCCCAGCCGGGAGAACTTGCCCATCAGGAACGACCTCCAGCACCAGCGGTGGCAGGGCGACGGGGGGTGACCTTCGCCTTGGGCAGGGCGTCGACGCCGAGGTTCTCGGCGTCGAGCCCGGACAGCTTGTGACCCTGGTTGAAGAACTTGAAGCCACCGAGCCAGCTGACGAGCGGCTTGGTGAACAGGAAGAACACGACCAGGTCGACCAGGGTGGAGATGCCGAGCGCGAACGCGAAGCCCTTCACGACGCCGATGGCGAAGATGTAGAGCACCACGGCGGCCAGCAGCGACACCGCGTCGGCGGCGAGGCAGGTGTTGCGGGCCCGCGTCCAGCCGGCCTCGACCGCGACCCGCATGGACTTGCCCTCACGCATCTCGTCTCGTATTCGTTCGAAGAACACGATGAACGAGTCGGCCGTGATGCCCACCGAGACGATGAGGCCCGCGATGCCGGGCAGCGTCAGGGTGAAGCCCGCCGTCTCCGACAGGAAGATCACCGCGGCGTACGTCGCGAGACCGGCGATCAGCAGCGACAGGATGACGACCATGCCCAGACCGCGGTAGTAGACCAGGCAGTAGATCATCACCAGGGCCAGACCGATCGCGCCGGCGATGAGACCGGCCTGCAGCTGACCGGCCGCGAGCGTCGGTCCTTCGTCGCTGATGACGGGCACGGTGAAGCTCAGCGGCAGCGCGCCGTAGCGCAGCGAGTTGGCGAGCGACTCGGCCTCGGCCTCGGTGAAGTCACCGGTGATCTGGGCGTTGCCGCCGAGGATCGGAGTATTGATCTCGGGCGGGGAGATGACCTGCCCGTCGAGCACGATGGCGAAGAGCTCACCGGTGCCGGCGATGGCACGGCTGATGTCGGCGAAGGTACCGCGGGCCTCGCCGTTGAGGGAGAGGTTGACCGTGTAGTTGAACTGGCCCTGCGGGATGCCCGCCGAGGCGTCCGTGAGCTGGGTGCCCTCGATGACGGCGACCGACAGCAGGTACTTCAGTCCGTTCTCGTCGCAGGTGACCAGCGGCTGGTTCGGGTTGTCGTTGACGTCGGGGATCGACCCGTCACGGGGACAGGTGAAGTCGGCGAACTGCTGCAACCACTCCCCTCCCGGGTTCTGCTGCCAGGCCAGGGGCTCGTCGATCGGGGCGCCGGGGAGGCTGGAGAGGTCCTGCTGCGGAGCGACGTCCGGCTGCGGCAGCTCGGTCGCGGGGTCCTCACCGTCGGTGGCCCCTCCCTGACCGGACTGACCGGAGCCCTGGCCTCCGTCCTGACCCGATCCCTGACCCGTTCCCTGACCGTTGCCCTGGGCGGGCGTCTCGTCGGTCTGCTGCGCGAAGGGGGCGCGCCCTCGCGGCGACGCCTCGTCGGAGGGGGATGCCTCGTCGGTCGGCGAGGGCTCATCCGACGGGTCACTCTCGGGAGCGACCGGCGGCTGCTGCTGCGCCGGCGCGGCGACACCGGGGAGCTGGGCCGGTTCGCCGGTCGGCAGCTGCGCCACGAGCCGGAACCGCAGCTGGGCGGTCTGCTGCACCGCCTCGACGAGGTCGGTGCGGTTCTCGCCCGGGATCTCCACGACGATGTTGCGGTCGCCCTGGGTGCCGACCTCGGACTCCGCCACGCCCGAGCCGTTCACGCGGGCGTCGATGATGGC
This region includes:
- a CDS encoding adenine phosphoribosyltransferase — translated: MEAALDLIRDVPDFPEPGIVFKDIAPLLAHPAALAAVVRGLAAAGRDEQGLTAVTHVVGVESRGFLFGVPVAQALDVAFVPVRKPGKLPGEVHRVSYALEYGEEVLEVQTDALTAGDRVLVVDDVLATGGTLAASVDLVARCGAEVAGTVVLLELGFLDGRAALGDVGLTTLRRV
- the secF gene encoding protein translocase subunit SecF — encoded protein: MGKFSRLGNSLYEGTVSIDFVGRAKQWYAISAVIFVVAIGALIFKPLNLGIEFEGGVEYRIAAPANQVTDDGATELRDAIIDTGIENASDPQVNTSGTDTLRVQVQPLTPDESDQVVAAIQEQTGVQAQAISQDQIGATWGSQVLNRALTGMIVFLIAVSVFIWFYFREWKMSVAALVALGHDVLITVGVYALSGFEVTPATVTGVLTILGFSLYDTVVVFDKVNENIKIGRKRGWSYRYAANLAVNQTLVRSVNTSVVALLPIGAILGIGVYVLGSGSLKDLALSLFVGMAAGTYSSVFIATPLLVQLKMREPEVVDADRRQLSKLQRADRYAAVPTYADNMPVPEERDVRELDEDFDGDQLNEFADPNAGTPGGGRRPAGGVMPRGQTHEEPMGRGRVQPERQRPVQDSGAAGRNQPRRSTRESRKRDG
- the secD gene encoding protein translocase subunit SecD, which produces MGKNAPRYGRRVLVFLGSLALIFVAIGANGVWAPSLGLDLQGGTRITLEAQTTDGEAVDPEQLQEAVAIIDARVNGSGVAESEVGTQGDRNIVVEIPGENRTDLVEAVQQTAQLRFRLVAQLPTGEPAQLPGVAAPAQQQPPVAPESDPSDEPSPTDEASPSDEASPRGRAPFAQQTDETPAQGNGQGTGQGSGQDGGQGSGQSGQGGATDGEDPATELPQPDVAPQQDLSSLPGAPIDEPLAWQQNPGGEWLQQFADFTCPRDGSIPDVNDNPNQPLVTCDENGLKYLLSVAVIEGTQLTDASAGIPQGQFNYTVNLSLNGEARGTFADISRAIAGTGELFAIVLDGQVISPPEINTPILGGNAQITGDFTEAEAESLANSLRYGALPLSFTVPVISDEGPTLAAGQLQAGLIAGAIGLALVMIYCLVYYRGLGMVVILSLLIAGLATYAAVIFLSETAGFTLTLPGIAGLIVSVGITADSFIVFFERIRDEMREGKSMRVAVEAGWTRARNTCLAADAVSLLAAVVLYIFAIGVVKGFAFALGISTLVDLVVFFLFTKPLVSWLGGFKFFNQGHKLSGLDAENLGVDALPKAKVTPRRPATAGAGGRS
- a CDS encoding bifunctional (p)ppGpp synthetase/guanosine-3',5'-bis(diphosphate) 3'-pyrophosphohydrolase translates to MRARLARIATRSAPGGNPVLDPVFRIVRAHHPKADLALLERAYEVAERLHDGQRRRSGEPYITHPLAVTTILAEIGMTESTLCAALLHDTVEDTDYTLDQLREDFGPEVALLVDGVTKLDKVKYGDSAQAETIRKMIVAMARDIRVLVIKLADRLHNMRTIRYVKQSTQERKARETLEIFAPLAHRLGMNTIKWELEDLSFGTLHPKIYDEIVRLVAERAPARDQFLSEVIAKVEADLKTSKITATVTGRPKHYYSIYQKMIVRGMEFSDIYDLVGIRILVEDDRDCYAALGVLHNRWNPVPGRFKDYVAMPKFNMYQSLHTTVIGPSGKAVELQIRTYDMHRRAEYGVAAHWKYKENARNGVDTSKRLEGGTKTEDLSWMRHLLDWQADIVDPSEFLESLRFEVNRAEVYVFTPNGDVVALPTGSTPVDFAYAIHTEVGHHTVGARVNGRLVSLESTLDNGDTVEIFTTKSDSAGPSRDWLNFVKSPRARNKIRQWHSRERRDEAIEAGKDAIAKLMRKEGRPLKRLLTHESLTAVAADLRQPDVESLYAAVGEKQLGAQTVVRRVVEMFGGEAGTTEDLSEAVTITPGTGSVSGRVGQGGDAGVIVRGVSDVWVKLAKCCAPVPGDDILGFVTKGGGVSVHRADCTNAADLRGQPERLLDVDWAPTSSSVFLVNICVEALDRSRLLSDITMALADSHVNILSATLTTAKDRVAKSRFSFEMADPKHLDTVLKQVRGVPGVFDAYRITG